One Yimella lutea DNA window includes the following coding sequences:
- a CDS encoding bifunctional GNAT family N-acetyltransferase/acetate--CoA ligase family protein gives MSENPAPYPAGWEADVVLRDGSVAQIRPIRPDDVAALQDFHRKQSPESIYLRFFAPMKELSDKDAKRFANVDHVERVALVLEGNEELIGIGRYDRLGGPTGTSAEVAFNVSDHFQGRGIGSVLLEHMAAIAREAGVEEFTADVLPQNRKMMGVFIDAGFGVKHHFDDGVISLAFPIEPTDASEAVRIAREQRAEAASIRALLNPRSVVVIGVSRNRESTGRDLYEHLRTGGFAGDLYAVNRTAHAEVEGDLYTCLADVPGDIDLAVIAVPASEVPGVVRECAQHGVRGVLVVSSGFAEAGEAGEQLQQELLRTARNHGMRVVGPNSFGLINTADDVQLNASLAPELPAAGDLGLFSQSGALAIAGLESAARRGLGISTFVSAGNRADVSGNDLMQFWLDDEQTRAVGMYLESMGNPRKFNRIARRLSKAKPVIVVKSGVSEYGVPPGHRVRPTRIRPEAFRAMLRQAGVIRVENVHQMFDIAQLVVHQEIPKGERVAVVGNSSALGALAADACVSWRLQVTHGPVSLDPEATAQEFADAVRAAFEDPHVDSVVTAFLPPRQSAGLDIAEALGEVAGRYEKPCVTTFLGIRGVSEVLAGQPREDGRREVVPSYAMPEDAIRALAAATRYGQWLDRQSDDLVLPEGIDQDKAAAIIATVLESDPDGRELTALETRELLAAYGITVWPSTAVTSVQEAVAAADEIGYPVVLKSTSPIVRIQPVSSVRADLGSADAVAEAYRALDDRLAPIGANTFVVQRMAEPGIPCVVMSEEDELFGPVVRFSLAGVPTEVMNDFGYRIPPFSSNDIDDLIDSVRAAPILDGFGHRVPIDRDALRDVIARVSVLANTNPQIYELNLNPVNTHRWGAEVLGASIVVAPPVGRSDSGRRAMSGW, from the coding sequence ATGAGCGAGAATCCGGCGCCCTATCCGGCTGGATGGGAGGCGGACGTCGTCCTGCGAGACGGCTCCGTCGCGCAGATCAGGCCGATCCGCCCCGACGACGTCGCGGCCCTGCAGGACTTTCACCGCAAGCAGTCGCCGGAGTCGATCTACCTGCGCTTCTTCGCACCGATGAAGGAGTTGTCCGACAAGGACGCCAAGCGTTTCGCCAATGTCGACCACGTGGAACGGGTCGCGCTGGTGCTGGAGGGCAACGAGGAACTGATCGGGATCGGCCGGTACGACCGGCTCGGCGGGCCCACCGGGACATCGGCCGAGGTCGCCTTCAACGTCTCGGATCATTTCCAGGGGCGCGGTATCGGGTCGGTGCTGCTGGAACACATGGCGGCCATCGCCCGTGAGGCCGGGGTCGAGGAGTTCACCGCCGACGTCCTGCCGCAGAACCGCAAAATGATGGGCGTCTTCATCGATGCCGGGTTCGGCGTCAAACACCACTTCGACGACGGCGTCATCTCGCTCGCGTTCCCGATCGAGCCCACGGACGCCAGTGAAGCCGTCCGGATCGCACGGGAGCAACGAGCCGAAGCCGCAAGCATCCGCGCACTGCTGAACCCGCGCAGCGTCGTCGTGATCGGGGTGTCCCGCAACCGTGAGTCCACCGGCCGTGACTTGTACGAACACCTGCGCACCGGTGGTTTCGCCGGTGACCTGTACGCGGTGAACCGCACCGCGCACGCCGAGGTCGAGGGCGACCTGTACACCTGCCTCGCCGACGTCCCGGGCGACATCGACCTCGCGGTGATCGCGGTCCCGGCGTCCGAAGTCCCGGGCGTGGTCCGCGAGTGCGCCCAGCACGGCGTCCGCGGCGTGCTGGTCGTGTCGTCCGGATTCGCCGAGGCGGGTGAGGCCGGAGAGCAGTTGCAGCAGGAGTTGCTGCGAACCGCCCGCAACCACGGGATGCGTGTGGTCGGCCCGAACTCCTTCGGTCTCATCAACACCGCGGACGATGTGCAACTGAACGCGTCGCTGGCACCGGAGCTGCCGGCTGCAGGCGACCTCGGCCTGTTCTCCCAGAGCGGTGCGCTCGCGATCGCTGGGTTGGAGTCCGCTGCGCGTCGTGGCCTGGGCATCAGCACCTTCGTGTCGGCCGGTAACCGCGCCGACGTCTCCGGCAACGACCTGATGCAGTTCTGGCTGGACGACGAGCAGACGCGTGCGGTCGGCATGTACCTGGAGTCGATGGGTAACCCGCGCAAGTTCAACCGCATCGCACGGCGCTTGTCGAAGGCCAAGCCGGTGATCGTGGTGAAGTCGGGTGTCTCGGAGTACGGCGTGCCGCCCGGGCATCGGGTGCGTCCGACCCGGATCCGGCCGGAGGCCTTCCGGGCGATGCTGCGTCAGGCCGGCGTGATCCGCGTCGAGAACGTGCACCAGATGTTCGACATCGCTCAGCTCGTCGTCCACCAGGAGATACCGAAGGGGGAGCGGGTCGCGGTCGTCGGCAACTCTTCAGCGCTGGGTGCACTGGCCGCCGACGCGTGTGTGTCCTGGCGCCTGCAGGTGACCCACGGACCGGTCAGCCTCGATCCCGAGGCAACGGCACAGGAGTTCGCCGACGCCGTCCGGGCAGCCTTCGAGGACCCGCACGTCGACTCCGTCGTCACCGCGTTCCTCCCGCCCCGCCAGTCGGCTGGTCTCGACATCGCCGAGGCACTCGGCGAGGTTGCCGGACGCTACGAGAAGCCTTGTGTGACAACGTTCCTCGGTATCCGCGGGGTATCCGAGGTGCTGGCCGGGCAGCCCCGCGAGGACGGCCGACGCGAGGTCGTCCCGTCGTACGCCATGCCCGAGGACGCGATCCGTGCGCTGGCCGCCGCCACGCGGTACGGGCAGTGGCTCGACCGGCAGAGCGACGACCTCGTGCTCCCCGAGGGCATCGACCAGGACAAGGCCGCAGCAATCATCGCCACGGTGCTGGAATCCGACCCCGACGGCCGCGAGCTCACCGCCCTGGAGACACGGGAGTTGCTGGCGGCGTACGGCATCACCGTCTGGCCCTCGACGGCCGTGACCTCGGTGCAGGAGGCGGTCGCAGCCGCCGACGAGATCGGCTACCCGGTGGTGCTGAAGTCGACCTCGCCGATCGTGCGGATCCAGCCGGTGTCGTCGGTGCGAGCAGATCTTGGCTCCGCCGACGCGGTCGCCGAGGCCTACCGCGCGCTCGATGACCGGCTCGCCCCGATCGGTGCCAACACGTTCGTGGTGCAGAGGATGGCCGAACCCGGCATCCCGTGCGTGGTGATGTCGGAGGAGGACGAGTTGTTCGGTCCCGTCGTGCGGTTCAGCCTGGCGGGTGTGCCGACCGAGGTGATGAACGACTTCGGCTACCGCATCCCGCCGTTCAGCAGCAACGACATCGACGACCTGATCGACTCCGTCCGGGCCGCCCCGATCCTCGACGGTTTCGGGCACCGGGTGCCGATCGACCGCGACGCGCTGCGCGACGTCATCGCCCGGGTCTCGGTGCTCGCCAACACCAACCCGCAGATCTACGAACTCAACCTCAACCCGGTCAACACCCACCGGTGGGGCGCGGAGGTGCTGGGAGCGTCGATCGTCGTCGCGCCGCCGGTCGGCCGCAGCGACAGCGGTCGCCGCGCGATGAGCGGGTGGTGA
- a CDS encoding LLM class F420-dependent oxidoreductase: MTKRPVRIGVQIQPQHGSYDKIRDAVRRAEHLGVDVIFNWDHFFPLNGDPDGMHFECWTMLAAWAEQTTRVEIGALVTCNSYRNPNLLADMARTVDHISDGRLILGIGSGWFERDYDEYGYEFGTAGSRLDELATALPKIEQRYEQLNPAPTRKIPTLIGGGGEKKTLKLVAQYADTWHSFADPAVLKHKLSVLQGHCEREGRPIEEIEISVGVGGKGREGRSPDAPQVEGQPLYDLGARLFTMGTGGPDYDLAPVEPWLRWRDEINGN; this comes from the coding sequence ATGACCAAGCGCCCCGTCCGCATCGGCGTCCAGATCCAGCCCCAGCACGGCTCGTACGACAAGATCCGGGACGCGGTACGCCGCGCCGAGCACCTCGGCGTCGACGTGATCTTCAACTGGGACCACTTCTTCCCGCTCAACGGCGACCCCGACGGCATGCACTTCGAGTGCTGGACGATGCTCGCCGCCTGGGCGGAGCAGACCACCCGGGTCGAGATCGGCGCCTTGGTCACCTGCAACAGCTACCGCAACCCGAACCTGCTGGCCGACATGGCCCGCACCGTCGACCACATCAGCGACGGACGGCTGATCCTCGGCATCGGCTCGGGTTGGTTCGAGCGCGACTACGACGAGTACGGCTACGAATTCGGCACTGCCGGAAGCCGATTGGACGAGCTGGCGACCGCGCTGCCGAAGATCGAGCAGCGCTACGAGCAGTTGAACCCCGCACCGACGCGCAAGATCCCCACGCTCATCGGCGGAGGCGGCGAGAAGAAGACTCTCAAGCTCGTCGCTCAGTACGCCGATACGTGGCACTCCTTCGCCGATCCCGCGGTGCTGAAGCACAAGCTGTCGGTGCTGCAGGGGCATTGCGAGCGGGAAGGTCGCCCCATCGAGGAGATCGAGATCTCCGTCGGGGTGGGCGGTAAGGGGCGCGAGGGACGCTCCCCGGACGCTCCGCAGGTCGAGGGACAACCGCTGTACGACCTGGGTGCGCGTCTGTTCACGATGGGCACCGGCGGGCCTGACTACGACCTCGCTCCGGTCGAGCCGTGGCTGCGTTGGCGCGACGAGATCAACGGCAACTGA
- a CDS encoding AMP-binding protein: MPTTEPGSTPTNLFGRLRDALLDAREDPAAAANAWQTPAFESFNWATDWFDAIAARHPDRPALIVKSADERLERSYADLSARSEQVAGWLSDAGVHQGDRVLLMLGNQVELWECMLACIRLGAVTIPATMLLTSADLRDRVERGEVKHVIAASAVTGAFTSVEGDFTRIAVGDPASGWLSYSDSEASTTPAPAVTTAPDDAMLLYFTSGTTSRPKLVLHTQTSYPLGHLSTMYWIGLQPGDVHLNISSPGWAKHAWSNVFAPWNAGATVLVVNQPRFDARELLEWVAQEKATTFCAPPTVYRMLIQADLAAYRGKLSLREMVGAGEPLNPEVIQQVEKALGLTIRDGFGQTETTAQVGNTPGQPLKPGSMGRPLPGYDVVLVDPATGEERNGPGDEGEICLRLSGPLGRPAGLMTGYYGDEAKTAQVMRDGVYHTGDVAARDEDGYVNYVGRADDVFKASDYRISPFELESVLIEHPLVAEAAIVPSPDPTRLAVPKAYVVLTEGNSPSAEIARDILVFTREHLAPYKRIRRIEFFDLPKTISGKIRRVELRQREASSHGDGGDSTSRASELEFWEADFPDLRS, translated from the coding sequence ATGCCGACCACAGAGCCTGGTAGCACTCCCACGAATCTCTTCGGCCGTCTGCGGGACGCGTTGCTGGACGCCCGGGAAGACCCGGCTGCGGCCGCGAACGCCTGGCAGACACCCGCATTCGAATCGTTCAACTGGGCGACGGACTGGTTCGACGCAATCGCTGCGCGACACCCCGACCGTCCTGCGCTGATCGTGAAGTCGGCCGACGAACGCCTCGAACGCAGCTACGCGGATCTTTCGGCCCGCTCCGAGCAGGTCGCCGGCTGGTTGTCGGACGCCGGCGTGCACCAGGGCGACCGCGTACTGCTCATGCTCGGCAACCAGGTGGAGTTGTGGGAATGCATGCTCGCCTGCATCCGTCTCGGCGCGGTGACGATCCCCGCGACGATGCTGCTGACCTCCGCGGACCTGCGCGATCGGGTCGAGCGCGGCGAGGTCAAGCACGTGATCGCCGCCTCGGCGGTCACCGGTGCATTCACATCCGTCGAGGGCGACTTCACGCGCATCGCCGTCGGTGACCCGGCGTCCGGTTGGCTGTCGTACTCCGACTCCGAGGCCTCGACGACGCCCGCTCCCGCGGTGACCACGGCACCGGACGACGCGATGCTGCTGTACTTCACCTCCGGCACCACGTCCCGTCCCAAGTTGGTGCTGCACACGCAGACCTCCTACCCGCTCGGCCACCTGTCGACGATGTACTGGATCGGGCTGCAGCCCGGCGATGTCCACCTCAACATCAGCTCTCCGGGTTGGGCCAAGCACGCGTGGAGCAACGTCTTCGCACCGTGGAACGCAGGCGCGACCGTGCTGGTCGTCAACCAGCCGCGGTTCGATGCCCGCGAACTGCTGGAGTGGGTGGCACAGGAGAAGGCGACGACGTTCTGCGCCCCGCCCACCGTGTACCGGATGCTGATCCAGGCCGACCTCGCCGCCTACCGTGGCAAGTTGTCGCTGCGCGAGATGGTCGGGGCCGGCGAACCGCTCAATCCCGAGGTCATCCAGCAGGTGGAGAAGGCCCTCGGGCTCACCATCCGCGACGGCTTCGGCCAGACCGAGACCACGGCCCAGGTCGGCAACACTCCCGGGCAGCCCCTCAAACCCGGCTCCATGGGCCGCCCGTTGCCGGGCTACGACGTGGTGCTGGTGGATCCCGCCACCGGTGAGGAGCGCAACGGTCCGGGCGACGAGGGTGAGATCTGCCTGCGCCTGTCCGGACCGCTCGGCCGGCCGGCCGGACTGATGACCGGTTATTACGGCGACGAGGCGAAGACCGCGCAGGTGATGCGCGACGGCGTGTATCACACGGGTGACGTCGCGGCCCGGGACGAGGACGGCTACGTCAACTACGTCGGACGCGCGGACGACGTGTTCAAGGCGTCCGACTACCGCATCTCCCCCTTCGAACTCGAGTCGGTGCTGATCGAGCACCCGCTCGTCGCGGAAGCGGCGATCGTGCCCTCGCCCGACCCGACCCGACTCGCCGTCCCGAAGGCGTATGTCGTTCTCACGGAGGGAAATTCACCGTCCGCCGAGATCGCCAGAGACATCCTCGTGTTCACCCGAGAGCATCTCGCGCCGTACAAGCGGATCCGGCGCATCGAGTTCTTCGACCTGCCCAAGACGATCTCGGGCAAGATCCGTCGGGTCGAGTTGCGGCAACGGGAAGCCAGTTCGCACGGGGACGGTGGCGACTCCACCTCGCGTGCCTCCGAGCTCGAGTTCTGGGAAGCCGACTTCCCGGATCTGAGGTCATGA
- the dhaL gene encoding dihydroxyacetone kinase subunit DhaL, whose product MTLNLETAAAWMSDYASVIDENAAMLTDLDRQTGDADHGSNMQRGMKAVAALDPSEFDDAAAYLKKAGMTLVSTVGGASGPLYGTFLLRFAGAVGDGGKDALTAAFRAGLDGVVQRGKAEVGDKTMVDALSPAVDAFDAAGSLDEALNAAAEAAAKGRDEATPLVARKGRASYLGERSKDHQDPGATSLTLLLESAARTLVGDSA is encoded by the coding sequence ATGACGTTGAATCTCGAAACGGCAGCTGCCTGGATGTCCGACTACGCGAGTGTCATCGACGAGAACGCGGCGATGCTCACCGACCTCGACCGTCAGACCGGTGACGCCGATCACGGCAGCAACATGCAACGCGGAATGAAAGCCGTTGCCGCACTTGACCCCTCGGAGTTCGACGATGCGGCGGCGTACCTCAAGAAGGCGGGCATGACACTCGTCTCCACCGTCGGTGGCGCGTCCGGCCCGTTGTACGGCACCTTCCTGCTCCGCTTCGCCGGCGCGGTGGGCGACGGTGGCAAGGACGCGCTGACCGCAGCCTTCCGGGCCGGACTCGACGGCGTCGTGCAACGTGGCAAGGCCGAGGTGGGCGACAAGACGATGGTCGATGCCCTCTCCCCCGCAGTCGACGCGTTCGACGCAGCCGGCTCGCTCGATGAAGCGCTGAACGCGGCGGCCGAAGCGGCCGCGAAGGGTCGCGACGAAGCCACCCCGCTGGTCGCCCGGAAGGGTCGCGCGTCCTACCTCGGAGAACGCTCGAAGGATCACCAGGATCCAGGAGCCACCAGCCTCACCTTGCTGCTGGAGTCGGCCGCCCGCACTCTCGTAGGTGATTCCGCGTGA
- the dhaM gene encoding dihydroxyacetone kinase phosphoryl donor subunit DhaM, with protein MIGIVVVSHSRALADAAVELSSELFGAGTPPTIVVASGTADGGFGTDATAVSAAIEAADSGDGVLVLMDLGSSVMSAEMALEFLDPDLASRVRLCGGPLVEGLVIAGVTASTGASLDKCDSEARRALEAKGKHLTS; from the coding sequence GTGATCGGTATCGTCGTCGTCTCGCACAGTCGAGCTCTTGCGGATGCCGCGGTCGAGTTGTCGTCCGAACTGTTCGGCGCCGGCACCCCGCCCACGATCGTGGTGGCGTCCGGCACCGCAGACGGCGGATTCGGCACGGATGCCACCGCAGTCAGCGCGGCGATCGAGGCGGCCGACTCCGGTGACGGCGTGCTCGTCCTGATGGATCTGGGCAGCTCGGTGATGAGTGCCGAGATGGCGCTGGAGTTCCTCGACCCCGACCTCGCCTCACGGGTACGCCTGTGCGGCGGACCGCTGGTCGAAGGGCTCGTGATCGCCGGCGTCACCGCGTCCACCGGAGCCTCGCTCGACAAGTGCGACAGCGAGGCGCGGCGCGCGCTCGAAGCGAAGGGCAAGCACCTCACCAGCTGA
- a CDS encoding thermonuclease family protein has product MAGITDGDTIKVWINGVRQPVRLLGVDTPESRKPNTAVACYAKEATSRMQSLVQSKQVHLVADPTQVDRDRYHRLVRYVVLPDGTDVSQAMIAGGFGREYTYAAAYGKQDTFRTAQTQAQSAKLGLWGACSYDAAFNPASAVPSATAPAPFVPPSTSTQPPAPRPTARPTARPTTPPPAAEPAGCSIKGNINSEGEKIYHLPGQSAYDKTRITTSKGERWFCSEQEARDAGWRRAKR; this is encoded by the coding sequence GTGGCCGGCATCACCGACGGGGACACGATCAAGGTGTGGATCAACGGGGTCCGGCAGCCGGTGCGCCTGCTCGGCGTCGACACACCCGAGAGTCGTAAACCGAACACCGCCGTGGCCTGCTACGCCAAGGAAGCCACCAGCAGGATGCAGAGCCTGGTCCAGTCCAAGCAGGTTCACCTGGTCGCCGACCCGACCCAGGTCGACCGTGATCGGTACCACCGGCTGGTGCGATATGTCGTGCTGCCCGACGGAACGGACGTGTCTCAGGCGATGATCGCCGGCGGGTTCGGTCGCGAGTACACCTACGCGGCGGCGTACGGCAAGCAGGATACGTTCCGCACCGCGCAGACCCAGGCTCAGTCGGCCAAGCTCGGCCTGTGGGGTGCCTGCAGCTATGACGCGGCCTTCAACCCGGCCTCCGCCGTCCCGTCCGCGACCGCACCGGCTCCCTTCGTCCCGCCGAGCACATCCACCCAGCCGCCGGCACCCCGCCCGACCGCACGCCCGACCGCACGCCCGACAACGCCTCCGCCCGCGGCCGAGCCGGCCGGCTGCTCGATCAAGGGCAACATCAACAGCGAGGGCGAGAAGATCTACCACCTTCCCGGTCAATCGGCGTACGACAAGACCAGGATCACGACGTCCAAGGGCGAACGCTGGTTCTGCTCCGAGCAGGAAGCCCGGGACGCAGGCTGGCGCCGGGCCAAGCGCTGA
- the dhaK gene encoding dihydroxyacetone kinase subunit DhaK — protein sequence MKKLINDPADVVVDALRGFEAAHSDRVRVDLDLKTIYRKDAPKKGKVALISGGGSGHEPMHGGFVGPGMLDAACCGEVFTSPVPDQMMAATTAVDGGAGVLHIVKNYTGDVMNFEMAAEMAEADSGIRVASIVTDDDVAVQDSLYTAGRRGVGVTVLLEKIAGAAAEEGRDLDAVLEVAKKVNGNGRSMGMALTSCTVPAAGEPTFELGEDEMEVGIGIHGEPGREKRPLASAREIAEQLLDPILKDHDFKGAPAIVMMNGMGGTPLLELYLMYGEVAKILEAQGVAIARNLVGNYITSLEMAGCSVTLLRADDELVSLWDAPVNTPGLRWGC from the coding sequence ATGAAGAAACTCATCAACGACCCGGCTGATGTCGTCGTCGACGCGTTGCGTGGATTCGAGGCGGCTCACTCCGACCGGGTCCGCGTCGACCTCGACCTGAAGACCATCTACCGCAAGGACGCCCCGAAGAAGGGCAAGGTCGCGCTCATCTCCGGCGGCGGCTCGGGTCACGAGCCGATGCACGGTGGGTTCGTCGGACCGGGCATGTTGGACGCGGCCTGCTGCGGCGAGGTGTTCACCTCCCCGGTGCCTGACCAGATGATGGCGGCGACCACCGCCGTCGACGGTGGCGCGGGCGTCCTGCACATCGTGAAGAACTACACCGGTGACGTCATGAACTTCGAGATGGCAGCCGAGATGGCCGAGGCCGACTCGGGCATCCGCGTTGCCTCGATCGTGACCGATGACGATGTGGCAGTTCAGGATTCGCTGTACACGGCCGGGCGCCGCGGCGTCGGCGTGACCGTGCTGCTGGAGAAGATCGCCGGTGCTGCCGCCGAGGAGGGACGTGACCTCGACGCCGTCCTCGAGGTCGCGAAGAAGGTGAACGGGAACGGTCGTTCGATGGGCATGGCGCTCACCTCGTGCACCGTCCCGGCGGCCGGTGAACCCACCTTCGAACTCGGCGAGGACGAGATGGAGGTCGGCATCGGCATCCACGGCGAGCCGGGCCGGGAGAAGCGGCCTCTGGCGTCGGCACGCGAGATCGCCGAGCAACTCCTCGACCCGATCCTGAAGGACCACGACTTCAAGGGCGCTCCGGCAATCGTGATGATGAACGGCATGGGTGGCACGCCGCTGCTGGAGCTGTACCTGATGTACGGGGAAGTGGCGAAGATTCTCGAGGCCCAGGGCGTTGCGATCGCTCGCAACCTGGTGGGCAACTACATCACCTCGCTGGAGATGGCCGGCTGTTCGGTGACGCTGCTGCGCGCGGACGACGAGCTGGTGAGCCTGTGGGATGCACCGGTCAACACTCCCGGCCTTCGGTGGGGGTGCTGA
- a CDS encoding alpha-hydroxy acid oxidase has translation MAGMHPMIEAFRETAAHRLDPPFWEYVQRGCGMGISVAEAESSWAAYRLRPRTLRDVSTVDLGLDLFGTWSNPVGVAPTAFHKLTHAEGEIATAGAAGAVGSPFVLSSRSTCRIEDVGAAVWGPWWFQVYMTLTREVTEGMVRRAVATGATALVLTVDTPYVGHRNIPDSGRPMEMTDELALVNMGDHLTPQQARAPWSHIDQDPAIGVETIEWLKQISGRPVVVKGVLREDDARLFVDHGADAVWVSAHGGRQLDRAVTPASVLPEIVEAVGDSVPVVVDGGVRDGFDILTALGLGASAVFVGRPALWALASQGRPGVESLLLEYAAELKHVMGLAGVTDLHQIRDACLVR, from the coding sequence ATGGCAGGTATGCACCCGATGATCGAAGCTTTCCGGGAGACCGCTGCGCACCGTCTCGACCCACCGTTCTGGGAGTACGTCCAGCGCGGGTGCGGGATGGGAATCTCGGTGGCCGAGGCCGAATCCTCGTGGGCCGCCTACCGTCTGCGTCCACGGACGCTGCGCGATGTGTCGACCGTCGATCTCGGCCTCGACCTGTTCGGCACCTGGTCGAACCCCGTCGGGGTGGCACCGACCGCCTTCCACAAGCTCACGCACGCCGAGGGTGAGATCGCGACGGCCGGCGCCGCCGGCGCGGTGGGCAGTCCGTTCGTGCTCTCCAGTCGCTCCACCTGTCGGATCGAGGACGTCGGTGCGGCCGTGTGGGGGCCGTGGTGGTTCCAGGTCTACATGACGCTCACGCGCGAGGTCACCGAAGGGATGGTGCGGCGCGCGGTCGCAACCGGTGCCACCGCCTTGGTGTTGACCGTCGACACCCCGTACGTCGGACACCGCAACATCCCCGACTCCGGGCGTCCGATGGAGATGACCGACGAACTCGCGCTGGTGAACATGGGCGATCACCTCACTCCCCAACAGGCCCGCGCCCCGTGGTCGCACATCGACCAGGACCCGGCGATCGGGGTCGAGACGATCGAGTGGTTGAAGCAGATCAGCGGCCGGCCGGTCGTCGTGAAAGGCGTGCTCCGCGAGGACGACGCACGCTTGTTCGTCGATCACGGCGCGGACGCCGTTTGGGTGAGTGCGCACGGCGGACGCCAGCTCGACCGTGCCGTGACGCCCGCCAGTGTTCTTCCCGAAATTGTCGAGGCGGTGGGTGATTCGGTGCCGGTGGTCGTCGATGGCGGAGTGCGTGACGGCTTCGACATCCTCACCGCTTTGGGCCTCGGGGCGTCAGCGGTCTTCGTCGGTCGCCCTGCCCTCTGGGCGCTCGCGTCGCAGGGCCGTCCCGGCGTCGAGTCGTTGCTGCTCGAGTACGCCGCCGAGCTGAAGCACGTGATGGGCTTGGCCGGCGTCACCGACCTGCATCAGATCCGGGACGCCTGCCTTGTCCGATGA
- a CDS encoding nitroreductase family protein, whose amino-acid sequence MMELQKAIRRRRMIRDFDPDRPVPRDVVDTAVTLGLRAPSAGFSQGWDFVVLTDPADRQRFWEVTTNADEELDRWLAKVSSAPVLILCCGDKDTYLRRYAQPDKPWQDMDESHWPVPYWDVDTGMAALIMLLVAVDEGLGGLFFGVPVERCDVVRETFGIPGDRSLVGVVAMGYARTQRPSGSTLARRRRPTGEVVHDGRFGSPWSTDRNVLTKNPSQGVPSGRMKT is encoded by the coding sequence ATGATGGAACTGCAGAAGGCGATCCGTCGCCGCCGGATGATCCGCGATTTCGACCCCGACCGGCCGGTCCCGCGCGACGTCGTCGACACGGCGGTGACTCTCGGATTGCGGGCACCGAGTGCAGGCTTCAGCCAGGGCTGGGACTTCGTCGTGTTGACCGATCCCGCTGACCGGCAACGGTTCTGGGAGGTCACCACCAACGCCGACGAGGAACTCGACCGTTGGCTGGCGAAGGTGAGTTCGGCTCCGGTGCTGATTCTGTGCTGCGGCGACAAGGACACCTACCTTCGCCGCTACGCCCAGCCTGACAAGCCGTGGCAGGACATGGACGAATCGCACTGGCCCGTGCCCTACTGGGACGTCGACACCGGGATGGCCGCCCTCATCATGCTGCTCGTCGCTGTCGACGAAGGCCTGGGCGGTCTCTTCTTCGGAGTGCCGGTCGAGCGGTGCGATGTCGTCCGGGAGACGTTCGGCATCCCCGGAGACCGGTCGCTGGTCGGTGTGGTCGCGATGGGGTACGCGCGCACCCAGCGTCCGAGTGGCAGCACCCTGGCGCGCCGTCGTCGTCCGACGGGCGAGGTGGTGCACGACGGTCGTTTCGGCTCGCCCTGGTCCACCGATCGAAATGTGCTGACAAAGAACCCATCTCAAGGGGTTCCTTCCGGAAGGATGAAGACATGA
- a CDS encoding VOC family protein yields the protein MALRWYTIVVDSHDPARLSRWWAETLGWVIVYEADDEVVVVPPGTSIDPVKSLDDWLAEGQGLVFVPVPEDKTVKNRLHIDLAPHSSQDREAEIKALLERGATEVEVGQSDADKGAVTWTVLADPEGNEFCVLSTRDR from the coding sequence ATGGCACTTCGCTGGTACACGATCGTCGTCGACAGCCACGACCCCGCACGACTGAGCAGGTGGTGGGCCGAGACCCTCGGCTGGGTGATCGTGTACGAGGCCGACGACGAGGTCGTCGTTGTTCCGCCGGGCACCAGTATCGATCCGGTGAAGTCGCTGGACGACTGGCTGGCCGAGGGGCAGGGTCTGGTCTTCGTGCCGGTGCCCGAGGACAAGACCGTCAAGAACCGGCTGCACATCGACCTCGCGCCGCACTCATCCCAGGATCGCGAAGCCGAGATCAAGGCGTTGCTCGAACGCGGGGCCACCGAGGTCGAGGTCGGTCAATCGGACGCCGACAAAGGCGCGGTCACCTGGACGGTGCTGGCTGATCCGGAGGGCAACGAGTTCTGCGTGCTGTCCACCCGCGACCGCTGA